Part of the Anopheles coluzzii chromosome 3, AcolN3, whole genome shotgun sequence genome is shown below.
ATTCAGCCAGCGGGCAAACACTGCTTCTCACCTGATCGAAGATCGTCTCAATCGTGGTGCTCAGCACGTAATGATCCTGGTACAGATCGCCCAGCCTGTTTGGCAGCTTCTTCTTCACCTCGTCGAAGATGCCCGGATTGTCGAACAGCTCGGCAATCACCTCGGTCAGATAGTCCAGCGCTTCCGTCTGTCGGTACGAGATCTGCAAACAACATGAGATGCAATGAGTGAAACCACCGAAGGAGgaggatgacgatgatgatgacggggATATCTCACACCAGCGAGTGAGGGTGTTCCAACTTTTGATGAAGAAGGATAGCGCGCACGCGGGCAGGAAGTAATGAAGGAAGTGAAAATGAGAAGCCAAAGCATGGAAAGTTacaaaggcaacaaaaaaagctgtaAAAGTTGTAaaagaaataacaaacaaccgtacaatacaacaacaaacataaacaatcaGAAAAAGTACTACAAGAAACACACTGAAACAttaaagcacaaaacaaacacctgTTAAAAGGAAAGATTAGTACGAATAAATGCTACGATATAAAGATAAAAAGCGAAAatgcaaaaccacaaaacataCGAAAAgaagatggaaaaacaaaccccagTTGCAAGCAAAGAAGGGAACgccagaacaaaaacaaaacatcacacaaaaccaacgaaacaaacgaacaatCACAAACGTACAAATATACAGTGAAACACGCAAGTCTGCACAAACAATAACTGTAGTGCGTCGTTTAGTATAAGGTGCCTTTATATTAATCTAGCAATACTGATGATGGTACGATGAAAGAAGCAAATGTAGCGATGGCAGCGAAAACAGTTTGCGAGAAgcaagagagggagagagcgagagagaaaaagcagTTGATAGAAGGATCGGAAATTCTACGTCCCCAGAAGCGGGGCCATTCCTTGCGTGCTCTCCCCTGCTTCCCCACGCCGCTTTTAAGATGATTTGCACGAGCGGAGAAAGGACGTGTTTCCGCTTCTACAGGATGGCACAATTCACGAACCAAGTGTTGTGGAATGTTTCTGGGGAAAATGgtgcgaacgcgcgcgcgtagCTCTGGGGGGGGGGTGATGTGGTTGTTGCGGTTCGAGATCCGGCCCCTACCTGTTCGAGATCTTCCTGCAAGTTCGAATCCCAGTTGGCCGCCATGCCGGCATTGTAACCACCCGCCgggccaccaccgccaccctcCATATAgtcgtgatggtggtgatgatttccaccatactgctgctgctgctgctgctgctggtgcatctgatgatgctgatgatggtgctgctgctgatggtgatggtgttgctgctgctggcgggagcgatgatggtgctgctggccACCACCATTGTTGTACTTCCGGTGATCACCACCACCTCCCATCGCCATCGGATGGTTGTTGGAgtagccgccgccgccgccgtacggatactgctgatgctgctgctgatggtgcggctgatgatgatggtacccgtggtgctgctggccacggtgctgctgatgatgcatTGACTGCTGAtggtgcggctgctgctggtgatggtggtgctgatggtgatgattaAACTGCGCGCGTCGAAGGAGTCAGTGCCGCATTCCAGGTTAGGGGATAGAGTTGccaaaaggtgtgtgtgtgtgtgcatatttaCACGTGTGCACAGATTGGAAGGTGTGTAGGAAGGGTACAAAGGTTGAGCGTgcatgttgttgttggtgccgTACAGGTAGAGGATGAGGCGGGTTGGTGTGTAGTACCGGCATCGcgcaagttttgttttttgtttttgttttgcaaagaCGAAATCGAGAAGAGATTCGTATTAGTACATGGTGTAGTAgagtgtatatatatattgttttTACATACAGCATATTTAAATGCAACGAGTGCAAAaggtaatagtagtagtagtagtaatagtagcaAGACATTTATCGTTACATTCCGTAAGAGAACGAGACGGAGAGAGTAGACAATATATGTTTCCAGTTGAAGAATTTAAGTTGTTAGGCAAAATGGAAGTGGAAGAgaggaacaacaaaacattaccaaatttaaaaaaaatatataagaaaaaatagagcatagagatagagaaaaaagataaagaaaagaaagaaagtacattaaaaaaagaaataaacgaaAGAGGGAGATACAAAAGGCTATACAAGGCATTTTACTTGATTTCGCAAGCTTAGCACCGTTAAACGCAACCGCAGCATTTGAAAGCACAAGCGCATCAGTTGTTTTCGGAACGTCATCTAGGCTTTGGACAACCTTCGCATTTGAAATCGCAAGCGCGGTACACATTATAACAATACCAGCGTTGCGGATTCAAGGAAGTATCCAATCACGAGCGTATAAACGAAGTCAGGGCAATTCACAGATTGAACCAAAGTTTATGTAGGAAACaggtcgatgcatagctcTTTTTAGCGCAAATACAAAGATTTAGGATTTGACAGTTGCCTCGCTCATTTCTGCACGCACGCTCGAAGTGAACGGGGTGTTAATTTggtgacttttttttacttatttcgatgctttttcttcatttttattcttttaattACATTAAGAATATGTTCAAATGTGTtctccaaaaatcaaaaattcGCACTAAGCACAAGGGTTTTACTGAAAATTAACTGTTTTCGTTGCGCCAATTTATTCACAACTATTGCACTTGAAATATCAACAAAAACTATCGAAAAATGCCTAAATCGAAGTCAGCatccaaaacaaaatgtaaacaaaccaactGAACGAGGCAACTGTCAAATCCAGACTTCTTCTGCTTGGTTTCATTTGTCAATTCCTTAGGCATGCATCGTCCTGTATCCTATATGGACTTTGGATTGAACACATGGTTCATTACAAGTTATTAGgagatttttgaaaaaaaaatcatagatactcttgtacaaaaatttaaaatttacaaaatCAAGTAAAACCCCTGTAAAATAAAGAGATACAGTAACGTAACAGAGCAGaaaggagagcaaaaaaacaacacgacaccaaagagaaagagagaaaggaatGATTGTGGGTCGAATTCAAACTAAGCTGTACAACAGCATGCCACTAAAATTGTAGTCAGCTGGCCCAGGGCAACtaaatcgaatcgaaaaaaTTCTGCTTCTATAAGCCACCGCTGTGCCGCACATAAATAGGCATTCTGCATCCAAGTGAAGCTCAAAAAGCATTTCACAGCAGCGTATAGTATCGCGCCTCGCAAATTCAGTCCAAAAGCAGccaaccaaaaccaaattCGAACCAAACAGTCTCTTCACAGCTTCTTCTGTTACATTTTTACACCTTCCCGATTGTTGCTTCATTACTTATCAAAAGCTATCGCAaccaacaacaagaaaaactgATATTAAAGCACATCCTTGTCCCCtaaaacggaaagaaacaATACACCCTTCAACCCAACAACCAAACCCCCCGAATATTGGAAGAGAAGAAACTCGAAACGTTCGTCTCcctgacacaaacacacacctacacacacacagacccggGACCCGTCGTACCCGCCCACCCCACCCTGAAGAAACTCACCTCCTTTCCAttatcaccaccaccgtccaCGATCTGCATATTGCTTAACCGGTTCTGCACGGCCGACACGTCGGACCCGTTCGCCATCATCATGCCCCCGCCGTTGCTGTTGCCGGgcagctgctgatggtgcgCCATCGCACCGTAGTCGtagccgccgccaccgtcacCGCCACCGCCCGGTTCGACGCCACCCTGCGCCATCGCGAACCGCTGGTGCACCTGGGACGGTTGATGCATCGCCATCTGCGCCTGGGGATAGCCAccgcctccgccgccgccgccgccctggtgctggtggtggtaaggaggatgttgttgctgcggtAGCGGCTGCTGCTTAATCAACGGTACGAACTCTTTCGCATCCACCGACAGCTGGACGACGTCTAAAAcgaaaaacataacaacaaaacattaacaTTCTATTGATCTCT
Proteins encoded:
- the LOC120955779 gene encoding polyadenylate-binding protein-interacting protein 1-like isoform X2 gives rise to the protein MAMHQPSQVHQRFAMAQGGVEPGGGGDGGGGYDYGAMAHHQQLPGNSNGGGMMMANGSDVSAVQNRLSNMQIVDGGGDNGKEFNHHHQHHHHQQQPHHQQSMHHQQHRGQQHHGYHHHQPHHQQQHQQYPYGGGGGYSNNHPMAMGGGGDHRKYNNGGGQQHHHRSRQQQQHHHHQQQHHHQHHQMHQQQQQQQQYGGNHHHHHDYMEGGGGGPAGGYNAGMAANWDSNLQEDLEQISYRQTEALDYLTEVIAELFDNPGIFDEVKKKLPNRLGDLYQDHYVLSTTIETIFDQSIRESNFRYMGARLCQLLDSINKAPNLMLRELLQLKMDHQNSELPEFMKQEQVKVRGATLFLAELYMQLRQPEEPFGKTISEYIVSAIEILVAKKGPENLKCVCQCLKLCGFELDQDCPDKVDQIMKNLDQARSSVPSAAEKIIGSVIELRKIAWGRSEEISTPSAALPPMPVSVGAMGPGGPIGAGEYQNNPVFYGPDGQVLTEEESSFLETNVKNKAQAQQAFSGYDDDDEYGLVDPDDDPEVQQAFVEFLQSNPQNRQPQHPYRPDV
- the LOC120955779 gene encoding polyadenylate-binding protein-interacting protein 1-like isoform X1 produces the protein MAQQKNYPAMRLPRNVVQLSVDAKEFVPLIKQQPLPQQQHPPYHHQHQGGGGGGGGGYPQAQMAMHQPSQVHQRFAMAQGGVEPGGGGDGGGGYDYGAMAHHQQLPGNSNGGGMMMANGSDVSAVQNRLSNMQIVDGGGDNGKEFNHHHQHHHHQQQPHHQQSMHHQQHRGQQHHGYHHHQPHHQQQHQQYPYGGGGGYSNNHPMAMGGGGDHRKYNNGGGQQHHHRSRQQQQHHHHQQQHHHQHHQMHQQQQQQQQYGGNHHHHHDYMEGGGGGPAGGYNAGMAANWDSNLQEDLEQISYRQTEALDYLTEVIAELFDNPGIFDEVKKKLPNRLGDLYQDHYVLSTTIETIFDQSIRESNFRYMGARLCQLLDSINKAPNLMLRELLQLKMDHQNSELPEFMKQEQVKVRGATLFLAELYMQLRQPEEPFGKTISEYIVSAIEILVAKKGPENLKCVCQCLKLCGFELDQDCPDKVDQIMKNLDQARSSVPSAAEKIIGSVIELRKIAWGRSEEISTPSAALPPMPVSVGAMGPGGPIGAGEYQNNPVFYGPDGQVLTEEESSFLETNVKNKAQAQQAFSGYDDDDEYGLVDPDDDPEVQQAFVEFLQSNPQNRQPQHPYRPDV